Genomic DNA from Kwoniella dendrophila CBS 6074 chromosome 7, complete sequence:
AGAGAAGAATGTTAGCACAACACGTCAACACATACATTCTTCGAAACAAATTGTTTTACTCACTTGAGCATCTTTGTCAAATTTATCGGCAGTAACGTAGTCAACAGGGAAGACAAGTTTAACGTTGTTCTTTTTGGCTTTGTCTACCAATGATTGAACTTTTTgagaaccttcttcatcaaagaGGGATTTACCGATCTAAGATACACGCATTAGCTGTTTATCGCGTCATTGAGCAAAAGCCAGCTTACTTCTACGTTTTCGAGGGCTTTCTTGAAAGTGAAAGACATACCACCACAGATGATGAGGGTGTTGACCTATATGAGGAGCACACGCTCAGCTACGATCCAGACGGACACTCCGATATAAGttaaactcacttgatcaagcatgttttcaatcaattgaattttatcAGCAACTTTAGCACCACCAAGAATAGCTAAGAAAGGTCTTTCAGGGTGCTCAAGTACTTTGGCGAAGTATTCAAGTTCTTTCTTCATGAGGAAACCCGCAGCTCGTTGAGGGAGTTGTACTCCAACCATAGAGGAGTGAGCTCGGTGAGCGGTACCGAAGCTGAACAAAAGGAAAGTCATGATTAGTAAGAGATTACAAGCGGCCAGATATCGCTTCGCAAGTATAGACGATTATAACAATAACTTACGCATCATTGATATATACTGTACCAAGAGCAGTTAAATCTTCTCTGAATTTCTTAACGTTCTCAGGATCGGCTAATTGACAACGAACGAATCAATTATACGAAATCTGTTTTTAGCAGGTTTCGAGCAACTGACCTTTGACTTTTTCGccatcttttttacctttaccttcctCTTCGACGTGGAATCTAAGGTTTTCTAATAAGAAaacttgaccattttcaccttctaaaacagcttttttggtttcttcacCGACACAGTTATCTAAGAATTTGACATCTCTAGAAAGAAGCTCAGAGAGTTTGGTGGCTACTGGTTTAAGTGAGAATTTAGAGTTTACTGATCCATCAGGTCTTCCGAGATGAGACATCAAGATAACGGATTTGGCACCTGTAGAGAAAACAGTGGAGTGTCAGTAAATAACTGCTGATGAGCAAAGGGGTCTGGTTATAGATTGATAGccaaaattatcaagatatgaCAAGGGAAGCTGAGTGTAGATGTTAAAGTAGGATACATACCTTGGTCAATGGCATATTTGATGGTTGGAAGAGCAGCAACAATACGCTATAAAACCCATTCGCTTCAGCACTAATTCTTACTTTGATAGCTAGCTAATTGGCAGGGTCATCTGACTCACAGCAGGGTTGGTAATGTTTAATTCCTTATCTTGGCTATATTACATGAATGCGTATATATCAGTGGGGAGTGGAATGTTATGCCACTTGTGCTACTCACGGAACGTTGAAGTCGACTCTAATGAGGACTCGTTCACCCTTGAGGGAAACGTCAGTGATAGAAAGTTTAGAGGAAAGAGACATTGTGATTGAATTGCTCTTCTGTGTAAAGAACAATTGTGattggtataggtatataGCGGAGATTGCGATGAACAAAGGTAGTAGAAGCCAAGAGAATCGTTGTAAAGGGGATGCCATGAAGAGGTTGGAGAGGTTGAGGAAATATCTAAGTTAGCCTTCAACGTTTGTACTCTCTACAGGTCTTCCAGGTATTTACTCACTATATGCTTGGATATAGATAGCTTTTGTGTGTAATTATAacagaagagaagaagaagaggttgttgttgataacgGAACTAGCGTGAGAGGTATGGAATTCTGCTGGATATAGAGAAAGCTTGAGCCGCTTGTGACGTTACTGATGATATATTTATCCCCACGTTTCTGTGTTTCCATTGCCGTCGATTTAATCCCGACCCCGCATAAACTAGTGAAATTCTCGCCAAAACTTAGTTTCCCACGCTAAATACATTCCTCGTTCTTTGGTTTATTTAACTATACCCACCATTTACTATTCATGCAAGTTTATCCAATCAAACCTTACGTTTACAACCCTTTCCGTAAGCATATTCCAAGCAACCACTTGCTGAAACCTCGAATCCCAACCCATTCCTCGTACATTACGCATCATCTTGTATTATATCCCATTTCTCGAATACCTTAAAAACATCAATAACAAGTaaacatcattcatcatGCCCGTCGCTCCTGTTGTTGGAAAGGTGAGCTTAGTCTTCTCAAACCTTCTGGGAAAATATCAAGCTTACTTGTTGTTTAATTTTCAGCTCCGAAAGAGACTTATGACTGATCTCACTGCCGCGTTCGTCGTCAAATACATATGATCAACTTTCCCTTCCTTAGTATACTGATATCTTGTCTTGGAATATTTAGTCTCGGTCTCGGTACTGCTGGTGGATACATCTTCTGGTACACCGTTCACGTCCCAATGAGTAAGTTTggatttcatcatttttaatCGGTAATACTGATTTGATGTGGAAATAAACagtgaagaagagagatgaTTACTATCTCCGCCTCGAACAAGccaaatcatcataatctcAACATATATACCTCACCGAAATGATATAGAATATTTGGATGAATATATAAAGTTAGGATTTGAATGCATAAATTTGGAAACAGCATATCAATATTTGTTTGCAAGGAATTTGCAGGTTGGGGTCAAAGAGGGAACAGTGGTGTCTCATTATATCGCTAGAGGACATCTCGTATCTTCTCGGTAAGCATAAGGTTGTGGTCCACTCTTGCATGAGAATAAGCTATCTAGGCatccaccatcaacaacaccaTCTCCAATACCACTTCACTCAATGTCAAAGTTGTCGGAGCGAGTCGGGTTCAAATCCTACCAACAAAACATACCTTTCATTACGTAATATCTTGAAAAATATTAAAGACATAATCCGCCTCGTGTTTTGCCTGGTCCACTggtatttgattgattggatttgatggttgatggtgaaaatgtcAAAGATAAAGTTAACAAAACACCAAACGCACTGACCGTTTTCTTGGCCTTTTATCACTTGATGCACACAATAAGCAAGtgaaatgttgatgatggttgacTAACCTTATCCCCACTTTCCTAGACTAGTGCTTAGCTTATTGTATTATTTTTACTTAGAATATACTCAAATCAAGTAAGAAGCGAATCAaaacttgatcttccttttccCTCCCTTTTCGTACTACTTTCCCCCACAACACCCAGTGggataaaaaaggtaaaaacgCTGATTTACTTTCTTATTTTTTATCAGTCAACTTTATcactttatcttttctcaattcttTTCATATTCCTTCAACCTATTTATCTTTTTAGTTTTTCTTCCaatccttttccttctcctCACTTTCACTCAGATACTCGAAAACTTGAATTTTGGGTCATATTCTCTTTACCGTACCTTCCTCACATATATTGAAATACTTATAGCTGGTGACGCTTGGCTTTCCTCAAGCATTATCTAATATGAGCGATCAATACCAGTACTCTGGCAATCGAGAAAGTGGTAATAATGGGTAAGCCACTTCACTGTCTTGTTTATCGGGGTATCTCATCCGGTTGCTTTCCTTCATATCGTTATAGAGGAATATATAACAAACGAAGACATCATTTTTTACAACCTCTCCTTCTCATCTAGTTTCCTTCCTCACTGCTTCCCTTCCTTTTCCACCCATATCTTTTCCACTCGATTGTGAATTTGCAACAAGAGTTACCATATTCTTCGCATTCTGCCAATCAGCTCTTCCTTCATGAAATTGTTTACACGAATTCTGCTAACGAGGTGGTGCTGTTTGCTTTTTATCTGCTTTTGGTACTCGAATAATACCATATCGTTCTTCCGATATAAACCAAATTATCGATAACTCAAACAGCCAAAACCATCAAGCAATTGATAGGTACTCGCAATTTTCCGAAACAGGTCGTAACGCTCTATCAATTGGAAATGGTATGGCAGGTATTCCGAGTGATGACGTGAGCTATTATAGTCACCTCATGCCGCCATCCTTGAGCTTACTGATTATCGTCTGCACACTGAACAggatgaagtagaagaggaggaagtaTTGAGGGAAATCGCTCGGATGAAAAtccagaaaagaaaagcagcTCAAAGAGCTGCATTACGACAAAATGAATTGGTAAGTTTACTGTACAATCAGTCTTGTCCCACCTACAGTACACTTCAAAAATTTCGCGAGGTCAGAATTTATTATTGAACTGACATGTGCCCAACTTTTAGGTTTCTCAATCTCCCAGAACACCATTGGCTGCACCACCCAGCAACCTCGAAAATTCTGACGGTCGACGTGGCCAAACGCAAGACTATTACAGTCCTGTAAACTACATCGTTTTCGCTCACGTCTTAAAATAGGTACTCCATGCTGACTATTACCTTTACAGCCTTCGGTCAGAGGTGATCAAGCACCCCCCAGTCGATCGTTACGCGACAGAATCACTTCGAGTATCGGTGATGGTCGTCCTGCACAAGTGAGCTAAGTCTGAACTTTTGCAGCCGTCTTCGCTGACGATGATCGGGTTAGACCGGGCTCGAAGTTGTTCTCAGTCCTGTCAACGCGGAAGCCTCAATACCTGTGAGTGAAGTCTGCCCTTTAACCATCTTTCTCGAAGCTGGAAATTGACATTGACGACCTTACTGTTCTCCACCAGCTTAACGGAAACCATTCCACCGCACCAAAGGACGAACATGTAAGCTCCTATTGTATCTCTCGATATTAGCCTGTCTTTGAGCTGATCAGTCTCTTCAGTACAAATATTACCAAGGTCAGCGACTTTCTAGTACGGTATTCTCGCCAGGTTATGGGTTTAGATCACCTGTGGTAAGTATAGCCTGTCCTACCAAGTATACAGAAGAAGTGGCTGACCGATTCCTGTAAAATAGCTCGGCAACGATCCTCTTCCGTCTCCACAAGAGTTGGTCGGACCGTACGGCACAGTGCACAGGATTTACCCAGCACCCAGTCCGATCTGTGCACCTCTGAATGCTAATACTGGTTGGGCAGATGACGACCAGCCCAGTTCTCGCAATGTAACAAATCGAGACTCTGCCAATGactcaagatcatcaattgcACCATCAGAATCCGCAGCTCCTGGAGATGGCGCTATAGTTCCTTGGACTGGCGGTGTTCAGTAAGTGATAACATTTATGCTGTGTACACGCTGATCATCACTAATCTCGCCTTTGCTGCAGATACGAAAACGCTGACGTAAACGAAACGGACGACGTCGTCAACAATGCTCCTCCCCCTTCCGCTATGGTGCCATGGACAGGCGGTGTAGTGTAAGTTCATAGCATCTTTGTCTCTATCTTTTGATAACTTTCATGCTAATAGCCTGTCGACTTCTGCAGTTATAGTCAAGCCAACTTGAACGAAGAAACCCCTGCTTTGTCCATTGACGAGCTGCTCGCTTGCTTCCCCAACAGGCGAGAGCGAGATAATGGAGCACCTAACTCTGCTCGAAATGGCTATGGTGgttatggtggtggtgacGGTAGAAGAGAAACCTTTGCTGCTCCAAGACAAGATTCCGGATGGACCCGGCCAGCTCAGTCAGGTGAAAGACAGGGTTGGGCAGATAGAGGTGGAAACAAGAACGATAACAATaatgcaggtggtgaagatgaatgggGTGCTTCGGATGTCACAGCAGATCACGGAAATAACACCAACGGTGATAGTCGGGGatctggtggtggtggtggtgcaaaCAGCAGCTGGAACGATCAAGATGGCGCGGGAGACTATGGTGGACGGGTTACTGGAGAAGGGTGTTACAAATGTGGTAAACCTGGTCATTATGTGAGTTAGATTTCTTACAAGAGTGAGGCTTATATGTCATGATAGTCTCGAGAATGCCCTAACGCCGGCGGTGGTGGCGGCAATGCCTGCTTTAACTGTGGGCAAAGTGGACACATGGTGAGTTCAACCTCTATTGATCAAATGCAAAAGCTGATCACTAACACATGAAATGTAGTCTCGAGAGTGCCCGGAACCCCGAAAGcctggaggtggtggtaacTGCTATAACTGCGAGCAACCAGGTCATCAGGTGAGTTGCATTCTACTCTGGTGCTAGAAAGCCAAACTGACATTTTTACTTCTCAAGTCTAAGGACTGTCCGGAGCCAAAGAAATACGGCACATTTAGAGGTGCTTGCCACAACTGTGGGGAGACAGGCCATCGTGTGAGTCATTTGTCCTCGTTTCATTTTTGGGAGAAGTTAGATTGACTCAAAAACATAGTCGTCTGAATGTCGAGGAAATGGCAACTTCAACGGCTTcgataacaacaacaatggtGAGGGGACTTGGAGCACTCAGAATGGTAATCAAGGAGAGTCCGGTAGAAATGGTTCTTGGGATAATGATGGAAACAGCCAAGGCAACAACGATAGTAAGTGCAGTATATTGCATTTTGTGACCTCAACAAAAAGAAGACTACTGATAATTCTACATTGAAACAGAGAACGATGACGACTGGGGAAATCGCGCGTCTGCACCAGTACCTGCTCCATCCAGAGCTTCTTCGGCTATTCATCCAAGTAGACTTGCTCAAGTTGACACTAGACCTGCTCATGAAAGACCGGTAGAACAACCAAGGGGCGGATTCGAACCCCCTAATGATGGTCGACCAAGAGACAGTGGATGGGGTGCAAGAGGAGGATCAACGACTCCTGCTCCGCGAAGAGAGCCGACTCCTATGATCGAAGTGAGTGATGAGGAATAAGTCATTCTAGCTATCAGAGCTAACGATAGATTTGCGGGATATAGGACAATAGTGAGACCGGAGGCTGGTAGTAGTTTATACTGTCCGTATCTACTTGAGTCTCAGTCTATCCAGCCGTCAAATTTCGTTTTATCCTTCAAATAACCCACTTGAAATCGAGAATTATCAGCCAAACGTtactatttcttcttttcccaTCAATATTCCGTTCATTATCATGATAAAAGCTAAAAGTTTTACATCCGGAGTTTGTTTATAGATAGATGAAGTTTCAATTTTATAGATTTTTGGTAGAGAGACCATTGAAAATTTCGATTAAATACATTGAATGAAAAGTATGCGCTCAGTCTGATTCATGTGATCCGAGAACCGTATCAATATTTGCGTTGAGCTGCACTATTCTCAGATAGCGGACGGAATGAAAATCGATTTATTATTAACGATGAAATTCACACTATTCATACAATTGGATACACAGGAATGGCTCTCTAATAACTAATCAGTCAATAATGATCTCTCAGATCAAGAATTTCCTTTTCTCCATTCAGCCGTCAATCTGCCTAAGGCAGCTACGATACCTAGTGAACCACCTATCAAGGGGGACGTCCAAAGACCACCTGGAGTGGACCAATGTATAGTGAGAGGAGCGTATCCACTGGAACGAATAAAAGTGGAATATCAGCGTCAATCTCACTTagaaagatttagattaaaGAGAAGGGTAGAAATATTTGGATGATAAAGATCACCAAAGACCTAGACAGGAAAGTGAAGGATGTGTGACGATACTTATGAGGATAGAGCGTATTATTTACCTATTTATAACAGCCGTATTCAACCAATCATTCCAATCTTTCTTTAATGCATCTATCTCAACCTTTTTATCTATGTTCATTATTGACACCGACTGAACTTTTTCATTATTcgaattaggtgatgaaggtgaaggaggtaaTTCGTATCCTTCTGATTCCTCttttgatatatctgatttactGGAATATTTTAAAAGTTTCGTACGTCGTTGTAGTGATTGATACGATTGTGAGAGTTTATAAATTTCTAATACTACGTATAATCTAAATATAGTGAAAAATAGAAATATCCTTAATCAGTAACTTTCTCCCTTTTTTATTGAATTATTTTGATATACAGTTTAAAAATTAAAGACTGAATATGTGATTCCAATCACTTACGCCCAAAATCTTACACTCcataattcagctaaaccCCTTCTTCTCTCAGATAAAGGTACTACTTTTTTAGTTGTAAGCCAACTTAAATGTTCTAAAGGataatataataataatgaaattgcTTGTAATGTGGGTATagtttttgatgattctttAATTCTTGTTATAAAGTTACTAtttaatgatattattgaatataataatttatttattgattcaAGTGGTTTTGGATGTAAAGCTAAAAGCCATGAGATTATAGGTAACATACCTATTTTCACCCGAAGAAAGAGTCAGTATTTCCTTTTACTTTTAAAAATGAACTGAAATGATCATACTGATTATTTTGGTGATACATATGTAGCCAAAAAAAATACGAGCGGATTGACTTACCAAATAACCTAAATATCACTCTAGCTTCACCAATACTTTTACCCATTTGACCCCAACCTTGAGATAATtctaataaaccaaaattacTTTGTTTATTTTTGAATAAACGATGATATCCatattttgtttttaattgatttatctttaataATAAAGCTATAACTAATGGTGTAGAatattgaattatcattaatgATGCATCTAATCCTGAATATGTTGATGTTAATTTAGTCAATTTGTTGATCAGTTGGGTTGTTGTTAAGCTACTTCGCCGCGCAGATGGGCTTGCTGATGACGATTCGGCAGGAAGGACTGATTTGGACGACATCTTGGATTGATCTTATAGAGGTGATGGATAGGTTTGATATATAATTGtaatctgatgatgaaaaatccCTTTAGTGACTGTTGATGAGATTCTGAACTTCACGTCCAAGCATCTATCTTCtacaaattgaaatttgtGGTTTTCTACCTATATGATTTGGTTGTCAGACTATTGGACAAGAAGGTCTActgattgataatgaatgataatgaattgACCTAGGTTGTTACCGGCTTATCTGGATATGTCATAGCGCTGTTAGCTGTTACGGGGTAGCTGTTGACTTAACCGTCGTCTAAGAGTATGagtatcatcaactttatcgTCTGATCTCTCCCGGATAATCAGGACCTTGTTCAAGCCGAAAAGGGCAAAAAGGTGGTTTCCACGCGACGAGAGTGTCCTTCAAGGAGATACACCCGGATGTCCGACGGAATTAATCGATATTCCAACCCGAAAtaaccaaaaacaaaaagttGGCCACTCACAATGAAGAGATTACACTTGAAggggatgatgatgatgatgatgacaaagAAACAGAGAATCAACATATTGTCGTTCAAGGTATATAATAGTGTGTCCCCATATCTTTTTATTTTGCACTTGATACTTACATAGATACACAAGTTCCGGCAAATCACCAGTAATCAAAATTTTATGGTAAAAACATTTAAATAATACACCATCAATATGTCACGATCAGCTACAACATCACTCACTCGATCACTTgtagcttcaacatcaagaacTATACTTCAATCACCAATTGTCAAACGATCGTTCATAAGTACATCAACACGTACAATCGCTACTACTTCTTCGAATGCTTTCGCTGGTATCAGATCAAGTAGAGGCAGTAATATAAGGAGGAAGAATGTAGAATTCAGTGGAATCAGACAACAGCGTGAGTaatatttgatatcttttttcAATCTGAAAACGTATGGTGTATAAAATCTTACACTTGTGATTATGATAAACAACAGGTCGAACCATGTTCATTCAAACGGAAACGACACCTAATGAAGCATCATTAAAATTTATACCTGGAGTTAAAGTTACCCAAGGTAGTACACATGAATTTTTAGATTtaaaatcagctttatcatcacctttagctaCAAGATTATTAATgattgaaggtataaatgaaatttttTTTGGACCAGATTTCGTTACATGttcaaaagatgaatcatATAATTGGTCAATATTAAAACCTGAAATTTTTGCTATATTAATGGAACATTTTTCATCTGGTGCATCTTTATTTAAAGAAGGATCTGAGGATTtacaacaagctgaagatacaAGAATTCTAGATACAGATTCTGAAATTGTAGGAATGattaaagaattattagaaacTAGAGTTAGACCTGCAATtcaagaagatggtggtgataTTGAATATAAAGGTTTTAATGAAGAAACTGGTATTGTAAATCTAAAATTAAAAGGTTCATGTAGAggttgttcatcttcttcagtaaCATTAAAAAATGGTATAGAAAGAATGTTAATGCATTATGTACCTGAAGTACAAAGTGTTGAACAGGTGAGtttccaaaaaaaaaaaaacaaaaaaaaacgattcctctttttttttcgcTAATGGTATTACCATTATATCTTTCTCCGATGATATTAACGTTCTAATTAATCCTTACTTTCACCAGGTTCTCGATGAAGAAGAGCTTAtagctttagaagaattttcaaaattagaagctagattagaaaaacaacaaaaacaacgTGAAGGTAATCCTGATAAACCTGAGTGAGTAATTTTTTATCTAGCTcgtacatatatatatatataaacacCCCTTCATAGTCAAGCTGACTTTTGGTTATTCAATTTGGTAGCATGGGTCAATATCTTTCTCATTAAACGATTAAACGATGAATACACAATCTCTTCCATGTCATTCTTACTAGATGTTTCAACAACCAGTGTTTGTTCTCGCTCATAGACACAGTGTATTTGTATGCATTATGATATTCCATTTCCGTCCGcataactcaccttgaaatCACCATAATCGTCTTTCGTACCACGCCGCTCAACTTGTTACATCTTTCCCTCCGGTCATTCTTTCCAACTTACAACTCATGTTTAATGAGGAGCGATACATTCAAGGAGCAAGTACAGCTCATAGCTCTTGTGGCTGCTTTCGTAGCTGTgtttatcaataatatcattattgCTCATACTATATATCGTTGCATTGTGATATCAACAATGTTAGCGGTAATTGCCGCATTCGAGGTCGGCTCTCGCTTTAGCTTTGCCCGAAAGTTGGAAGATTAGATCAACAGGCTACTATATCTACCTGTCTGTACTTCTGCTCTCATTCCATCTCCCTAATCTAACCAATGCCTTATGCTCTCTTTCGTAACGTTCACACTGCAGAGTTACAGTAGAAAAACCTAGTCATACTGACACTGCAGAACACGCCTCAATATGTCTGAAGCGGGACCATCCATCCCACCTCCAAATCCAGCTTCGACATTGATGCCCTCATCAACTACGTCCAACATTACAAGCCCAAATTCAATACCAGCTTCAACGACAACCTTAATCGAGTCAATACAGTCACTCTTATCTTCTCATTCTAGTCGAAATCTATCATTAACGCA
This window encodes:
- a CDS encoding phosphoglycerate kinase → MSLSSKLSITDVSLKGERVLIRVDFNVPQDKELNITNPARIVAALPTIKYAIDQGAKSVILMSHLGRPDGSVNSKFSLKPVATKLSELLSRDVKFLDNCVGEETKKAVLEGENGQVFLLENLRFHVEEEGKGKKDGEKVKADPENVKKFREDLTALGTVYINDAFGTAHRAHSSMVGVQLPQRAAGFLMKKELEYFAKVLEHPERPFLAILGGAKVADKIQLIENMLDQVNTLIICGGMSFTFKKALENVEIGKSLFDEEGSQKVQSLVDKAKKNNVKLVFPVDYVTADKFDKDAQVGEATDESGIPAEWMGLDAGPKSQKLFAETVAEAKTILWNGPAGVFEFPNFAKGSNALLDATIKAAKNGATVIVGGGDTATLVANAGKESELSHVSTGGGASLELLEGKTLPGVAELSERK